From a single Triplophysa rosa linkage group LG1, Trosa_1v2, whole genome shotgun sequence genomic region:
- the LOC130552290 gene encoding mucin-1-like, whose product MSHPGMTSADSSTAELPPVPTDSPRSAMDPVVRRRRERSSGGASTPVQPASSPVRPASSPVRLASSPVRPASSPVVRPASSPVVRPASSPVVWPASSPVVLLMSCPVSSPVQPASSPVQPASSPVSSPVSSLLSSLLSSHVSRPVIQPASSPVIQPASSPVIQPASSPVVQPASSPVVQPASSPVIQPASSPVQPTSSRRPVR is encoded by the coding sequence atgtcacatccggggatgacgtcggctGATTCCTCCactgcggaactccctccggtccccacggattcgccaaggtcggctatggatccggtggtgcggagaaggagggagaggagcagcggaggagcgtccacgccggtgcagccggcatccagtccggtgcggccggcatccagtccggtgcggctggcatccagtccggtgcggccggcgtccagtccggtggtgcggccggcgtccagtccggtggtgcggccggcgtccagtccggtggtgtggccggcgtccagtccggtggtgctgctgatgtcctgtccagtgtccagtcctgtgcagccggcgtccagcccggtgcagccggcgtccagtcctgtgtccagtcctgtgtccagtcttttgtccagtcttttgtccagtcatgtgtccaggccggtgatccagccggcgtccagtccggtgatccagccggcgtccagtccggtgatccagccggcgtccagtccggtggtccagccggcgtccagtccggtggtccagccggcgtccagtccggtgatccagccggcgtccagtccggtgcagccaacgtccagccggcgtccagtccggtga